Below is a window of Aggregicoccus sp. 17bor-14 DNA.
ACGAGAAGCGTAACCGCCCGATTGCCGGCGTCCTGAGGCGGGGCGTGCGCGTGCGTTCTTGGGCGCATGCGACGACCTGGACCTGAGGAGTGGATGCAGCTGGTGGCCGAGTTTGCGGCAAGTGGCCTCGAGCAGAAGGAATTCGTGGCCAAGCACGATGTCTCGCTCGGCACCTTCCAATACTGGCTGTACGAGAAGTCCAAACGCGCCTCGGTGCAGCTGTCCAATTCGGAAGCCACGTCGCGGCCCGCCTTTCTGCCGCTGGAAGTCGTAGCGTCGCCCGCGCCGAAGGCGCGGGAGGAGATGGCGGGCCTCCTCGAGGCGCGCTGCGCGAGTGGCCTCGCGGTGCGCTTCGCCGTGGGCACCGACGTGGGCTACGTCGCGGCGCTGCTGCGGGCCCTCGCCTGATGCTGCTGGGCCTCTCCTCGGGCGTGCGCATCCTGCTCGCGCGCGAGCCCATCGACATGCGCAATTCGATTGATGGGCTCGCCGCCATTGTCCGCAACGGCTGGCAGGAGGACCTCTACGCGGGCCACCTCTTCGTCTTCGTGTCGCGCCGCGGAGACCGGCTGAAAATCCTCACCTGGGACGCGGGCGGCTTCGTCCTCACCTACAAGCGCCTGGAGAGGGGGCGCTTCCGCATGCCGCAGCTGAAGGAAGGCGTGCTGGGGGCGCAGCTGGACGCGACCCAGCTCGCGCTACTGCTGGACGGCATCGACCTCTCGCACGTGCGTCGGCCGAGCAAGTGGAGCCCACCGGACGCCCCGGCAGCGCCGCCGCACGGCGGCCTGTTGAAAGGGCAATGGCAGCGCTCCCCGAAGACCACACGTGCCCCTGGCGCGAAGAAGCCGAGAAGCTCAAAGACGAGCTCGGCGAGCTCCGCGCTCAGCTCGAGCAACTGCGCCGTCATGTCTTCGGGCGCAAGAGCGAGAAGATGCCGCCCATCTCGGAGGAACTGAGGAAGGAGCGCCCCGCACCCTCGCCCGAGGCGGTGAAGAAGACGCGGGCGGTTGCGCGCGAGGCCCTGGCCCAGAGTGCCATCACCGAGGTGGTGCACCACCGGGTGCCCGAGGAGGAGCGGCGCTGCCCGGCGTGCGGAGGCCGGGACTTGAAGCCGCTGGGCGAGGGCAAGAAGACTGTCGTGTACGAGTACGTGCCGGCGCGCCTGGTGAAGCAGGTGCACGTGCAGGAGACGCTCGCGTGCAGGTGTGGCGCGGGCGTCGTCACGGCCGCAGGCGCCCCCAAGGCCGTGGAGGGTGGCCACTATGGCCCGGGCCTCATCGCCCACGTCGTCACCGCCAAGGTGGCCGACAGCATCCCGGTGTACCGCCAGGCGAAGGCGCTGCGCCGCGCCGGAATTCCTCTGCACCGCAACACGCTGGGCGACTTGCTGCACACGGCCGCGCGTCAGCTCGCGCCTCTCTCCGCGCGGCTGCTGAAGCTGATTGCCCGCGAGGACGTGGTGCGCGCGGATGAGACGTACGGGCGCGTCCTCGCCGAGGGCAAGACGCGCCGCGGCTTCCTCTGGACGTTTCGCAC
It encodes the following:
- the tnpB gene encoding IS66 family insertion sequence element accessory protein TnpB (TnpB, as the term is used for proteins encoded by IS66 family insertion elements, is considered an accessory protein, since TnpC, encoded by a neighboring gene, is a DDE family transposase.), with the translated sequence MLLGLSSGVRILLAREPIDMRNSIDGLAAIVRNGWQEDLYAGHLFVFVSRRGDRLKILTWDAGGFVLTYKRLERGRFRMPQLKEGVLGAQLDATQLALLLDGIDLSHVRRPSKWSPPDAPAAPPHGGLLKGQWQRSPKTTRAPGAKKPRSSKTSSASSALSSSNCAVMSSGARARRCRPSRRN
- a CDS encoding IS66 family insertion sequence element accessory protein TnpB — encoded protein: MQLVAEFAASGLEQKEFVAKHDVSLGTFQYWLYEKSKRASVQLSNSEATSRPAFLPLEVVASPAPKAREEMAGLLEARCASGLAVRFAVGTDVGYVAALLRALA